Below is a genomic region from Persephonella hydrogeniphila.
ACCGAATCTGATCGTTTTCAGATGAGGTATATCTGCTTTTAAAATAGGCTCTATATACTGCCTCAAAACTCTTGTTTTCATAATAAGAGGATCTCCCCCTGTAAATAAAAGGTCAGTTATCTCTGGGCGGGACTTAATATACTCAATAAGAATCTCCACCTCTTTCATCGCAAATTTTAGCTCGTCTATCCCTACAAATTGAGGCCATCTAAAACAGAAAGAACAGTAAGCATGACATGTCTGCCCCTGTTTTGGGAAAAATAAAATCGTCTCATTGTACTTGTGCTGTGCCCCATGGAGCTTTACACCATTTATCTGGGGAATATTATACTTCTGTCCTGCCGGATGAGGATTAAGTTTCATCCGTATCTCGTTTGCTTTTTTCTTTATCAGTTCTTTAGGAGCATTTTTTTTCAGAAGATCTGCGATTTTTGTATAATCTTCTTCAGAAAGCATACCCTTTTGGGGAAAGGTAAGCCTAAAAATTGGATCTTCAAGTGGAGTTTCCCAGTTAATCAGTTTATCAACAACGTAGTTGTTTGTCTTGAAAGGAAATACCTGTGCAACCACTTCTATATCAAACTGCTGCTCTGGAGTTAATCTTTCTCTTACCTGGGGTATATCCCTAAAGTTATTGACTGTATAGCTTCTGTACCTCATGGCACAACCTCCAAAAGGTTTAAATCCACTCTAAAATGTGGAAGGTTATTATAAATGAAGAACATACAGTATGCAAATTACCTGCCAATTACATATACTAATATATTATGAAGGTTGAAGAAAAAATAAGACTTGAAGACTTTTCAGAAAAATATATACCGGATGTGATAGATATTATCATGGATGCCTATCAGGAACATCCAGAGTATGGAGAAGCAAGTAGAAAACATGCCAAAAGGTACATTAAATGGTTAAAAAAACACTCAACATTTTTTAAAGTTCTAACAGTTGATGATAAACCTGTAGGTTTCGTAGTCGGAGACGGAAACTGGATAGATATGGACGGGAAAACCGTCGGTGAAATACACGAACTCTCTCTAAAGAAAGATTACTGGGGAAAAGGTCTAGGAGATTATCTTCTAAAGGAAGTTTTGAATCACTTTAAAAAAACAGGATTGAAAACAGCTGCCCTATGGGTAGGAGAAAAAAATAAAAGAGCTATAGATTTTTACAGAAAACACGGCTTTAAAGAAACAGGAAAATCTATCTACGGCTGGCTGAGAATGGAAAGAAAGTTGTAAAGGAGTTTATACATCATATAAAGCTCCTCTAAAGATATACTTTCCCTATCTGTATGACAGTCAGCAAGATTACCAAAACCAAAAACAACACACTCAAATCCAGCCCTGTGAAAATTAGAAGCATCAGTCCATGAAGGCATAATTCCCTCTTTAGGTTCAGTACCAGTAGTATTTCTGTAAGCTTCTGATAGAGTATCAAACAGGTTTCCCTTTTTAAAACTCAAGAACTCCTCAAAATCTTCAACCTCAATTTCTATCTCATTTCCGTATCTATCTGCTATACCTGTAAGCTTTACCTCTAAATCAGATATCAGCTCATTTTCAAAAACTTTAAACTCACACAGAACTTCTGCTTTTTCAGGAACAGCGTAGTGTTCCCAGCCACTGCTAAACTTTATTATATTTACCGGTCTTTTTAACTCTTTTTCTAACTGTTGGATGAAATAAAATGCTTCTTTCGATGGATTTTTGAATTTTTCAAACTCAGATGCATGGACTGAAGGAAGTTTGACTTTTATGTAGAACTCGTAGGATCCCATCTGTCTGGTACATATTTTTCCGTAAGTTGGCTCTAAAACAAGAATAGACTGTACTCCATTAAGAACTTCTACAAGTCTTTCAGAACCAAGAGCTGAATTCTGTTCTTCATCTACAGTAAAAGCTATAGAAACAGGTATATCAATGTCAGGGTTATTTTTACTAAAATCTTCTATAGCTAATATGAGAGCAGCAATAAGACCTTTTGTATCATTTGCGCCTCTACCGTATATCTTTCCATTTTTTTCTACAGGAGAAAATGGGGATTTCATCGTTATTGGAGGTACAGTATCCACATGGGTGTTAATAAGAACAGGCTTGTCCGGAGATACACTGTAAATGTTGTAGAGATGCCTTTTCCCGACAGGTTGGTCTTTGAAATCAATAAAAGAAAGCCTCTCTTTTATGTACCGGTTTACCTGGTCACAATCCCTGTGGGAAGGTATGGATATAAGTCTAAACAGTTCTTCTTTCAGTCTTAAGGTTATATCCCGTATCTTTGCTCTTTCCATGGATCTCCTAATATATGGTACCCTCTTTGTTCCCAGTATCCAGGTCTATTTTCAGACATGAACTCTATGCCTGAAACAAATTTCGCACTTTTCCACGAGTAAAGTTTCGGTACTATAAGTCTGAGAGGAAATCCGTGGTCTGAAGGC
It encodes:
- a CDS encoding KamA family radical SAM protein, with protein sequence MRYRSYTVNNFRDIPQVRERLTPEQQFDIEVVAQVFPFKTNNYVVDKLINWETPLEDPIFRLTFPQKGMLSEEDYTKIADLLKKNAPKELIKKKANEIRMKLNPHPAGQKYNIPQINGVKLHGAQHKYNETILFFPKQGQTCHAYCSFCFRWPQFVGIDELKFAMKEVEILIEYIKSRPEITDLLFTGGDPLIMKTRVLRQYIEPILKADIPHLKTIRFGSKALSFWPYRFTKDDDAEDLLNLFREIKKSGYHLAYMAHFNHYQELETDEVKEAVDRILSTGAVIRTQSPILRHINDSAHVWAEMWKKQVEMNMVPYYMFMARDTGAQHYFGVSLVKAWEIFTDAFRSVSGIARTVKGPSMSATPGKVRMLGVSEINGEKVMVLDFLQGRNPQWVGKPFFAKYNPDAMWLDDLEPFEGDKFFYEDELNEMLELEKILNS
- a CDS encoding GNAT family N-acetyltransferase; its protein translation is MKVEEKIRLEDFSEKYIPDVIDIIMDAYQEHPEYGEASRKHAKRYIKWLKKHSTFFKVLTVDDKPVGFVVGDGNWIDMDGKTVGEIHELSLKKDYWGKGLGDYLLKEVLNHFKKTGLKTAALWVGEKNKRAIDFYRKHGFKETGKSIYGWLRMERKL
- a CDS encoding M20 family metallopeptidase, which gives rise to MERAKIRDITLRLKEELFRLISIPSHRDCDQVNRYIKERLSFIDFKDQPVGKRHLYNIYSVSPDKPVLINTHVDTVPPITMKSPFSPVEKNGKIYGRGANDTKGLIAALILAIEDFSKNNPDIDIPVSIAFTVDEEQNSALGSERLVEVLNGVQSILVLEPTYGKICTRQMGSYEFYIKVKLPSVHASEFEKFKNPSKEAFYFIQQLEKELKRPVNIIKFSSGWEHYAVPEKAEVLCEFKVFENELISDLEVKLTGIADRYGNEIEIEVEDFEEFLSFKKGNLFDTLSEAYRNTTGTEPKEGIMPSWTDASNFHRAGFECVVFGFGNLADCHTDRESISLEELYMMYKLLYNFLSILSQP